TAGGGAGGTATTGTAGACTCCCCGGTAGTTCGGGTTGAGGCGGCTGATCTGACCAGGGagatttcagttgacttatcctggtaggccaaccagtgttaagtctcgcctacgggccgcacaagcctgtcatgaggggtcaaatcatgacttaCAATTAATCATCCAAgaaagttttcacagttatgtatataaaTAGATTTATAGAAAGCGGCAAGTATACCTACAAATACTAAAAGTATGTTTATATGGAAAGTTTAGTAACAGTTGAATTTTAAGCTACATAGGTGtgagttttattatatattatgtttCATGTTATCTTAGTTTCAGTTGATTAAAAATATATTGTTCATgtcagttgtcacacactggtaatagcatatttcttcttacatAGACTTGTCTCATGCTAGTAGTTTAAATATTTCTGGTGAActagctagacgagcagatcaggctcggagatagaggggattttgtattgccctatctgtagggtaagtgtataCTGGGAGATTTATTTTTGTGTAGATCCTAGATGATCTAGTGGAGAATACTggagagatatgtatatatattttttgggaaaatactgaattttggaattgtaattatggttatatgattttatattttctgctgcataggtgtcTAATCTTATGAACAAGAATTCCTCGACGCCACTTTGGGGTTGAGATGTTATAGTATATTTtatcaagggtatcagagtaacaTAATTTTAtagcttttatatatatatatatatatgtgtgtgtgtgtgtgtgtgtgtgtgtgtgtgtgtgtgaaaaaaatggtatgaatttttgtgttgttacaatcaaagaataataaaaaaagtaTATCAAGGAAGGAAATGATATTACAAtagaattttttaataagatcccTTATTATATGTGGACCTAGTGTTTCTTTCACAACTTAAGGTAAAAAAATATGACAACCAacttatgtaagtgctttaacaCAACTCACAAATGAATTTTGTAGCATTCTaattttttattgcttttttAGACAACATTTTATTAAGTTCTTGGATAATTCTATATCTAAACTATGTGTGACCATGCAAGTGGAAGAACACAAAAGTATTATTGGGAGTAAATCATTTCTCCCATGTATTTTCGCATATATATTTATCTTTTGGGTTATACAAAGTTTATGGACCTTTACCGCATCATGGCTAATTAATTATCATGCCTCTTATGCAAAGGATTTCAAGCTATTTTAGAGGATTGTTTGATATAGCCAAATATGCTAAATTCATATCCAAATATCATAATGTTGCATTAGAAGAGTTGTCATCATAGCACATgattgaaaatgaaatatgttgaaTTGGAGGGATTGAAGGGAAGTAGATTATGCATGCAAAAGGGTGACAATTGAACTCAATGTCCAATTCAAAGAAGTGATAATGATGGCAGAGATCATTTGCGCTGATGATATGTAATTATCTGTTGTGTTTCTAAGTTGATAATCTTCATATATTTTGTTGAAATTGTATTTATCCATTATCTATAATTTGATTAGGTAAGAATTGCAAGAATAAATATTCTCAAATTCGTGTGCTTATCGTTGTAGCCCTATTAGTCAAAGCGGGAATAAAACTTATGATTTTTATAGTCAAATAGTGCAtttgtaccttttttttttttttttttgtgctcaCTTCATTTGCTCATTGTTATATGGTAGAATGCATAGTATCAATAGTGAATTAACAAaacaacaatgataataatagtgTAATGATGATTGTAATATTAGTAGTGAATAAAATTTGCATTTGCTTGTGATAGTAGTTGATTTGACCTTTTCCATGAATAATAATGTAGGCATTAAAAAATTGACCATAATAACCTAGACAATAATGCAAACTTATAAAGTTGTCAAATGGATGATGGTAATATGTGGTTTGAAAACTCATAGACTAGacttatttataaaaaatataagtaCTTCGCACTACCTAATTGTATGTTTGGTATGTAAGAATTCCTCACTTGATTTCATCTTAGTCTCGAGTCAAATTTTCATTCCAATCCTTTCCTATCCCATTCCAttctacacaaaaaaaaaaacatggtgaAAGATTAAGTTTAGTTCACATAATAGCTATTACTTGTAAGAAAAGAAAATACGAGGAGAAATTTTGGGAATAGAGGTAATAGATATTCCTTGtatattccttattattttattgaACATATAATAAGCAAGGAATAGACATTCCCATGATGAAATTTGGAAATAATTATTCCTCTTCTATTCCTTATTACAAAGTTTaaagagaagaaaaacttttTATCATTCAATTCATCCCTCATCTTGGGTGCCTACCTAGACCAACACTGGGAAACATCCTAATACTTCACACTATGCTAAAAAAAATAGTCATGTTGTCTCCTCCATTGAGCAATATTTTGATGCTGAAATAAAAGTaccatatttaaaaaaaaaaaaacatgtttacaGCCACAAGTATAGGCCCCACGTGCCCCTACTTTGTGCAGGTTGGTAATGAAGCCAAATAAGACACTCTCCCATAGTTTTGTTAGTACTTGAAGAGGCTCTAGCAACCCTACAATCTTCTTCTACTCGACCTTGTTTTTCTGGTAGGTGAGACATGTTCGAGATTATTTAATTGTCTTATCTTTTTTTTGATCAAATGGTAAAAGTGTATATTGATCAAAGTACGTATGTACAAAtactctgggcatacccaggcCAAACCAACAAGGTATTACACCAAATCGAAAATACATCCAaaaacctgggcatacccaggatcCAAAGAGAATCAGCCAATCTCAATACATTCAAGTCTAGGAATCCCTAGAAGAAATCATACTATTTCTTCCTTACATAACCGAAACAAGACAACTTTTAACAATTGAATTACATATTGACTAGAAACATATCATATTTGTTAAAAACTGCCATGAAGGTGTGTCTTTGAATTACTTTGACTAGCTCCAAAAGAGAGATTGAATGTCCCTCAAATCTGAATTTGTTCCTAAAGTTCCAAATATAATAAACTATTGCAGCCAAGGCAATTTTTCGTCCAGCAACTTGGATGTTTCAGCCCTTTGCCTCCTTGTGCATCCATTTGACTGCAGCCTTGATGGTGGTCATACTCCTTTTTAACCCTAGCCATTCCTTAATGATCCTCCAAACCTCACCTGTAAAATTGCATTTAAAGAAGAGGTGGTCAATGGATTCTGTTTCTGTATTGCAGTAGGTGCATCTCTGGTCTGTTTCCACTCCTACCAGCTTATCACAAGTACGTAGTTTTCCTTTTAGAGTCAACCATAAACAAAAAGCATGTTTTGGTTGGGATCCGTGGAACCAAACTTCCTTTCTCCATGGAACTCTAGGCATTTTTTCTCTCCAAAATTCGTAGCATCTGTGTGAGCATAGATCCCACCCTTCCATCAGCTCAATGGCACATCCAACACTCCCAGATTTGACAAGAAGCTGATCTCTTATCTCCAGAATTTTCTTGAAGAGTTGGGAATCCTCCTTCTTTGCTGTAATCCCCCAAATATTGTTGTTCTTTAAGTAATTATGATGGATCCATTTAGTCCCTAATGAGTCCTTCTTGGAATGTATATTCCAAAGAGTTCTAGACAGTAAAGCTTTATTCCAAGAGCCCAGATCAATAATGCCGAGCCCACCCTCATCTTTTGGTAGGCAGATGTCGTGCCAAGCCACCAGGGGTTTCTTCTTTCCACCTCATAAGAAGACCCTACACACCTTAATAATCTATCTAAGCACATTTAAGGGGATAGGAAAAATGGCAAGCCAAAAGCATTCCACCCCTTGAATGATAGAATTCAGAATTATCAATTTCCCTGCATATGATAATGTGTGGCCTAGCCATACCTTTAGTTCTTCTAAGATTCGATTAATTAAGGGACTATAGTGAGCCAAAGTTAATCTTGAAGCCAACAATGGAACTCCCAAATAACGAAATGGATATTCCCCTATCCTCATACTAGTAATATTCAGAATCTGCTCCAGATCCTGATCTTTAATTCCTGCATAGAACAAATTTGACTTCTGGTAGTTTACAGCAAGGCCTGAGCATTTGGAAAAATCTTCAAGACATTCCATTAGGCTTCTAACAGAGATAGCATCACCCCTCGAGAAAAGCATTAGATCATCTGCAAAAATTAAGTGGGTTAATCTCAAATCTCCACATTTCGGGTGGAGCTTAAACCTAAGATTGCTAGAGAGAGATTTCAGGAGTCTTGATAGATAGTCCATACATAAGACAAAAATTAGAGGGGAAAGAGGATCCCCCTGTCTCAAGCCTTGATTTCCAGGAAAGAATCCAAAGAGACGTCCATTTAGGCTGACAGAGAAGGCAGTAGTTGAGATACATTCCATGATCCATCTAATCATCATAGGAGGGAACTTCAAATGCTTCAGGAGGTCAGAGATGAAGGACCAATCAACTGTATCATAGGCCTTTCTAAGATCCACCTTTATGAGGCATCTTGGAGAGACCCTTTTCCTTGCATACCCTCTAATTAGCTCCTGCATCATGTATATATTCTCCACCATGCTTCTTTTTTGTATAAAAGCCGCTTGTGCAGGGTCAATTATCTCTTCCAGGCAGGGTTTAATTCTAGCTgcaatgaattttgaaata
The Malania oleifera isolate guangnan ecotype guangnan chromosome 13, ASM2987363v1, whole genome shotgun sequence DNA segment above includes these coding regions:
- the LOC131145870 gene encoding uncharacterized protein LOC131145870 translates to MCSDRSSAYFHAILNKNRMRRHIAAITKENARIKPCLEEIIDPAQAAFIQKRSMVENIYMMQELIRGYARKRVSPRCLIKVDLRKAYDTVDWSFISDLLKHLKFPPMMIRWIMECISTTAFSVSLNGRLFGFFPGNQGLRQGDPLSPLIFVLYDLMLFSRGDAISVRSLMECLEDFSKCSGLAVNYQKSNLFYAGIKDQDLEQILNITSMRIGEYPFRYLGVPLLASRLTLAHYSPLINRILEELKNNNIWGITAKKEDSQLFKKILEIRDQLLVKSGSVGCAIELMEGWDLCSHRCYEFWREKMPRVPWRKEVWFHGSQPKHAFCLWLTLKGKLRTCDKLVGVETDQRCTYCNTETESIDHLFFKCNFTGEVWRIIKEWLGLKRSMTTIKAAVKWMHKEAKG